A region from the Desulfomarina profundi genome encodes:
- a CDS encoding DUF2058 domain-containing protein encodes MGKSLQDQFLKLGLVDKKKANTIKKQKHRKKKKQRAGEQFVDENALLAKAALEKKQARARELNRQREEKLKKRETAAAVRQMITANMLERDESGIQYRFNAGGKIQRIFVSADMADRLSSGQLAIVMLGDKYEVVPRNIGEKILKLDKTVFVLINIPEQEQKSDDDPYAEYEVPDDLMW; translated from the coding sequence AATCATTGCAGGATCAGTTTCTGAAATTGGGACTGGTTGATAAAAAGAAAGCTAATACTATAAAAAAACAGAAGCATCGTAAAAAAAAGAAGCAGAGGGCCGGGGAACAGTTCGTTGATGAAAATGCTCTTCTTGCAAAAGCTGCTCTGGAAAAAAAACAGGCCAGGGCGAGAGAACTTAATCGTCAGCGGGAAGAAAAACTGAAAAAAAGGGAGACCGCAGCGGCTGTTCGGCAGATGATAACTGCCAATATGCTGGAAAGGGATGAGTCGGGAATACAATACAGGTTTAATGCAGGCGGGAAGATACAGCGAATCTTTGTCAGCGCGGATATGGCGGACAGGCTGTCATCGGGACAGCTGGCAATAGTTATGCTTGGTGATAAGTACGAAGTTGTTCCAAGAAATATTGGCGAAAAAATACTGAAACTGGACAAAACAGTTTTTGTTCTGATCAACATCCCGGAACAGGAACAGAAAAGTGATGACGACCCCTACGCGGAATACGAAGTACCCGATGATCTTATGTGGTAG
- a CDS encoding DEAD/DEAH box helicase has protein sequence MELKLTVTADCLLSGIHFDFEQELKNRLTIENPQYIAARKYGRWIGKKLKPQLKYYEPVPGGLRFPRGFANQAVLLCRRFLGCDPEIIDRRRLLTEVDFSFHGELRPYQQVAVDAAETKSFGVIESGTGSGKTVMALALIAARRQPTLVVVHSKELLYQWKERAEQFLSCEVGLVGDGRFSLAPLTISIVNSTRKRVEELVEQFGHLVVDECHRVPATLFTDVVSRFDCHYLLGLSATAFRSDGEMTKLIYFFMGDRIHQVDSRELKASGAILKPEIIRKSTSFQYGYRGNYPAMIKALTRHQGRNRQILDDIIFAVKQQEATTCLVVSDRVVHCRFFEEKLKAEGINVKLLTGKISAEERMEIVENVQKGRVEVLVATLQLISEGFDCPGLSTLFLTTPIAFEGRLLQVIGRIMRPAANKRARVFDYVDDNIPALRRSADARGVVLSDL, from the coding sequence GTGGAACTGAAATTGACCGTAACGGCGGATTGTCTCCTGAGCGGAATACATTTTGATTTTGAACAGGAATTGAAAAACCGACTGACCATTGAGAATCCACAATATATTGCCGCCAGAAAATATGGTCGCTGGATAGGAAAAAAACTCAAGCCCCAGCTGAAGTACTATGAACCAGTCCCTGGAGGTCTGCGTTTTCCAAGGGGATTTGCTAATCAGGCAGTTCTTCTGTGTCGTCGTTTTCTCGGTTGTGATCCAGAAATAATTGACAGGAGAAGATTGCTGACGGAAGTTGATTTTTCTTTCCATGGGGAACTGCGACCCTATCAGCAGGTTGCAGTTGATGCGGCGGAGACAAAATCCTTTGGCGTGATTGAGTCAGGAACCGGCAGTGGGAAAACTGTTATGGCCCTGGCTCTGATAGCCGCCCGTAGACAACCAACGCTTGTTGTGGTTCACAGCAAGGAATTGCTGTACCAGTGGAAAGAACGGGCGGAACAGTTCTTGTCCTGTGAGGTTGGCCTGGTAGGGGACGGCAGGTTTTCCCTGGCCCCCTTGACCATCAGTATCGTCAACAGTACCAGAAAGCGGGTTGAAGAACTGGTGGAGCAGTTTGGACATCTTGTTGTTGACGAATGTCACCGGGTTCCCGCAACGCTGTTCACTGACGTTGTCTCCCGGTTTGACTGCCACTACCTTCTCGGCCTTTCAGCTACCGCCTTTCGGAGTGATGGCGAGATGACCAAGTTGATCTATTTTTTCATGGGAGACCGGATCCATCAGGTTGATTCCCGGGAACTCAAAGCCAGCGGTGCCATTTTAAAACCGGAAATAATCAGAAAAAGTACTTCTTTTCAGTATGGTTATCGCGGTAACTACCCGGCCATGATCAAGGCATTGACCCGCCACCAGGGAAGAAACAGGCAGATTCTTGATGATATTATCTTCGCGGTCAAACAGCAGGAGGCTACCACCTGTCTGGTTGTTTCTGACCGGGTGGTCCATTGCCGTTTTTTTGAGGAAAAGCTCAAGGCCGAAGGCATTAATGTGAAACTTCTCACCGGTAAGATTTCCGCTGAGGAGCGTATGGAGATTGTGGAAAACGTGCAGAAAGGCAGGGTGGAAGTGCTGGTTGCAACCCTGCAGCTTATCAGTGAAGGGTTTGACTGTCCAGGGCTGTCCACCCTCTTTCTGACCACACCCATTGCATTCGAGGGGCGTCTTCTTCAGGTTATCGGCAGAATTATGCGGCCTGCGGCAAACAAACGAGCCAGGGTTTTCGACTATGTGGACGATAATATTCCGGCTCTCCGGCGTTCTGCCGACGCCAGAGGAGTGGTGTTGTCGGATCTCTGA